From a region of the Paralichthys olivaceus isolate ysfri-2021 chromosome 4, ASM2471397v2, whole genome shotgun sequence genome:
- the LOC109644760 gene encoding far upstream element-binding protein 3-like isoform X1, with protein MMAELVQGQASMNQPGLKSDGLADVLQRARQMVGKMGGEAMSHLNSSSGSVEPSLYYPGQKRPGEDGVGNQLAAMGHQSRVITEDYKVPDRMVGFIIGRGGEQITRIQLESGCKIQIAADSGGLMERPCSLTGTPESIEQAKRLLIQIVDRCRNGPGFHGEGEGGASVQEMLIPASKVGLVIGRGGDTIKQLQERAGVKMMMIQDGPMPTGADKPLRISGDPYKVQAARELVLEVIREKDGDFRSGRNDFSARLGGTNLDVPVPRFAVGIVIGRNGEMIKKIQNDAGVRIQFKADDGISPERVAMVMGQPDRCQHAVHLINELIQTAQERDGFGSALRGGRVRGRSDWTMGSPGPLQEVTYTIPADKCGLVIGKGGETIKSINQQSGAHVELQRNPPPSTDPNARVFTIRGSAQQMDMARQLIDDKIGGSGIMSNGGFGFSPFTQGPATHQNCGSGQTFLTGVWGNTYQTSWQNPGQQDPGQQNQPQSLMTDYSKAWEDYYKKQSQSSQQSSVPDYTAALAEYYRQQPYLWNPAQIQDH; from the exons ATGATGGCGGAGCTGGTGCAGGGACAGGCCTCGATGAACCAGCCGGGGCTGAAGTCAGACGGCCTGGCCGATGTTTTACAGAGGGCCCGGCAG atGGTGGGTAAAATGGGCGGAGAAGCCATGTCCCACCTCAACAGCTCCTCAGGAAGTGTTGAGCCCTCGCTGTACTACCCTGGACAGAAACGACCAGGAGAGGACGGAG tagGTAACCAGCTCGCTGCCATGGGGCACCAAAG caggGTAATCACAGAGGATTACAAGGTCCCTGACAGGATGGTGGGCTTCA tTATTGGTCGAGGAGGAGAACAAATCACCAGGATCCAGTTGGAGTCCGGCTGCAAGATCCAGATTGCTGCTG aCAGTGGGGGTCTGATGGAGCGGCCGTGTTCTCTGACCGGTACTCCGGAGAGCATCGA gCAGGCGAAGCGGCTCCTGATCCAGATCGTCGACCGCTGTAGAAATGGTCCAGGTTTCCATGGCGAAGGGGAGGGTGGGGCCTCTGTGCAGGAGATGCTGATCCCGGCGAGTAAGGTGGGGCTGGTGATTGGCCGAGGAGGAGACACcatcaaacagctgcag gagcgAGCAGGagtaaagatgatgatgatccaGGACGGTCCGATGCCGACAGGAGCCGACAAACCTCTTCGTATCTCTGGAGACCCGTACAAAGTGCAG GCGGCGAGGGAGTTGGTGTTGGAGGTGATCAGGGAGAAGGATGGAGATTTCAGGTCAGGACGCAACGACTTCAGCGCTCGACTGGGAGGAACCAACCTTGat gTTCCAGTTCCCAGGTTTGCTGTTGGAATTGTGATCGGCAGAAATGGAGAAATGATCAAGAAAATCCAGAATGATGCAGGAGTCCGAATCCAGTTTAAAGCAG ATGATGGCATCAGTCCGGAgcgtgttgccatggtgatgggACAACCAGACCGCTGTCAGCACGCTGTCCACCTCATCAATGAGCTCATCCAGACcgcacag GAGCGTGATGGCTTTGGCTCAGCCCTGCGGGGCGGGAGGGTCAGAGGTCGCAGTGACTGGACTATGGGCTCTCCAGGTCCGCTACAGGAAGTGACCTACACCATCCCTGCGGACAAGTGTGGCTTGGTTATCGGCAAAG gaggtgAAACCATTAAGAGTATCAACCAGCAGTCTGGAGCTCATGTGGAGCTTCAgaggaacccccccccctccaccgaCCCCAACGCCAGAGTTTTCACCATCAGAGGCTCCGCCCAGCAGATGGACATGGCCCGTCAGCTCATAGACGACAAGATCGGG gGTTCAGGTATCATGAGCAATGGGGGTTTTGGCTTCAGTCCTTTCACCCAGGGCCCCGCTACACACCAGAA ctgtgGCAGTGGTCAGACCTTCCTGACTGGAGTTTGGGGAAACACCTACCAGACGAGCTGGCAAAACCCTGGACAACAAGACCCTG gtcaGCAGAACCAGCCTCAGAGCCTGATGACCGACTACAGTAAGGCCTGGGAGGACTACTACAAGAAACAGA gtcaGTCGTCTCAGCAGAGTTCAGTGCCAGATTACACTGCAGCGTTAGCAGAATACTACAGACAGCAGCCCTACCTGTGGAACCCTGCCCAGatacag GATCACTAG
- the LOC109644760 gene encoding far upstream element-binding protein 3-like isoform X4, whose protein sequence is MMAELVQGQASMNQPGLKSDGLADVLQRARQMVGKMGGEAMSHLNSSSGSVEPSLYYPGQKRPGEDGGNQLAAMGHQRVITEDYKVPDRMVGFIIGRGGEQITRIQLESGCKIQIAADSGGLMERPCSLTGTPESIEQAKRLLIQIVDRCRNGPGFHGEGEGGASVQEMLIPASKVGLVIGRGGDTIKQLQERAGVKMMMIQDGPMPTGADKPLRISGDPYKVQAARELVLEVIREKDGDFRSGRNDFSARLGGTNLDVPVPRFAVGIVIGRNGEMIKKIQNDAGVRIQFKADDGISPERVAMVMGQPDRCQHAVHLINELIQTAQERDGFGSALRGGRVRGRSDWTMGSPGPLQEVTYTIPADKCGLVIGKGGETIKSINQQSGAHVELQRNPPPSTDPNARVFTIRGSAQQMDMARQLIDDKIGGSGIMSNGGFGFSPFTQGPATHQNCGSGQTFLTGVWGNTYQTSWQNPGQQDPGQQNQPQSLMTDYSKAWEDYYKKQSQSSQQSSVPDYTAALAEYYRQQPYLWNPAQIQDH, encoded by the exons ATGATGGCGGAGCTGGTGCAGGGACAGGCCTCGATGAACCAGCCGGGGCTGAAGTCAGACGGCCTGGCCGATGTTTTACAGAGGGCCCGGCAG atGGTGGGTAAAATGGGCGGAGAAGCCATGTCCCACCTCAACAGCTCCTCAGGAAGTGTTGAGCCCTCGCTGTACTACCCTGGACAGAAACGACCAGGAGAGGACGGAG GTAACCAGCTCGCTGCCATGGGGCACCAAAG gGTAATCACAGAGGATTACAAGGTCCCTGACAGGATGGTGGGCTTCA tTATTGGTCGAGGAGGAGAACAAATCACCAGGATCCAGTTGGAGTCCGGCTGCAAGATCCAGATTGCTGCTG aCAGTGGGGGTCTGATGGAGCGGCCGTGTTCTCTGACCGGTACTCCGGAGAGCATCGA gCAGGCGAAGCGGCTCCTGATCCAGATCGTCGACCGCTGTAGAAATGGTCCAGGTTTCCATGGCGAAGGGGAGGGTGGGGCCTCTGTGCAGGAGATGCTGATCCCGGCGAGTAAGGTGGGGCTGGTGATTGGCCGAGGAGGAGACACcatcaaacagctgcag gagcgAGCAGGagtaaagatgatgatgatccaGGACGGTCCGATGCCGACAGGAGCCGACAAACCTCTTCGTATCTCTGGAGACCCGTACAAAGTGCAG GCGGCGAGGGAGTTGGTGTTGGAGGTGATCAGGGAGAAGGATGGAGATTTCAGGTCAGGACGCAACGACTTCAGCGCTCGACTGGGAGGAACCAACCTTGat gTTCCAGTTCCCAGGTTTGCTGTTGGAATTGTGATCGGCAGAAATGGAGAAATGATCAAGAAAATCCAGAATGATGCAGGAGTCCGAATCCAGTTTAAAGCAG ATGATGGCATCAGTCCGGAgcgtgttgccatggtgatgggACAACCAGACCGCTGTCAGCACGCTGTCCACCTCATCAATGAGCTCATCCAGACcgcacag GAGCGTGATGGCTTTGGCTCAGCCCTGCGGGGCGGGAGGGTCAGAGGTCGCAGTGACTGGACTATGGGCTCTCCAGGTCCGCTACAGGAAGTGACCTACACCATCCCTGCGGACAAGTGTGGCTTGGTTATCGGCAAAG gaggtgAAACCATTAAGAGTATCAACCAGCAGTCTGGAGCTCATGTGGAGCTTCAgaggaacccccccccctccaccgaCCCCAACGCCAGAGTTTTCACCATCAGAGGCTCCGCCCAGCAGATGGACATGGCCCGTCAGCTCATAGACGACAAGATCGGG gGTTCAGGTATCATGAGCAATGGGGGTTTTGGCTTCAGTCCTTTCACCCAGGGCCCCGCTACACACCAGAA ctgtgGCAGTGGTCAGACCTTCCTGACTGGAGTTTGGGGAAACACCTACCAGACGAGCTGGCAAAACCCTGGACAACAAGACCCTG gtcaGCAGAACCAGCCTCAGAGCCTGATGACCGACTACAGTAAGGCCTGGGAGGACTACTACAAGAAACAGA gtcaGTCGTCTCAGCAGAGTTCAGTGCCAGATTACACTGCAGCGTTAGCAGAATACTACAGACAGCAGCCCTACCTGTGGAACCCTGCCCAGatacag GATCACTAG
- the LOC109644760 gene encoding far upstream element-binding protein 3-like isoform X3: MMAELVQGQASMNQPGLKSDGLADVLQRARQMVGKMGGEAMSHLNSSSGSVEPSLYYPGQKRPGEDGGNQLAAMGHQSRVITEDYKVPDRMVGFIIGRGGEQITRIQLESGCKIQIAADSGGLMERPCSLTGTPESIEQAKRLLIQIVDRCRNGPGFHGEGEGGASVQEMLIPASKVGLVIGRGGDTIKQLQERAGVKMMMIQDGPMPTGADKPLRISGDPYKVQAARELVLEVIREKDGDFRSGRNDFSARLGGTNLDVPVPRFAVGIVIGRNGEMIKKIQNDAGVRIQFKADDGISPERVAMVMGQPDRCQHAVHLINELIQTAQERDGFGSALRGGRVRGRSDWTMGSPGPLQEVTYTIPADKCGLVIGKGGETIKSINQQSGAHVELQRNPPPSTDPNARVFTIRGSAQQMDMARQLIDDKIGGSGIMSNGGFGFSPFTQGPATHQNCGSGQTFLTGVWGNTYQTSWQNPGQQDPGQQNQPQSLMTDYSKAWEDYYKKQSQSSQQSSVPDYTAALAEYYRQQPYLWNPAQIQDH; this comes from the exons ATGATGGCGGAGCTGGTGCAGGGACAGGCCTCGATGAACCAGCCGGGGCTGAAGTCAGACGGCCTGGCCGATGTTTTACAGAGGGCCCGGCAG atGGTGGGTAAAATGGGCGGAGAAGCCATGTCCCACCTCAACAGCTCCTCAGGAAGTGTTGAGCCCTCGCTGTACTACCCTGGACAGAAACGACCAGGAGAGGACGGAG GTAACCAGCTCGCTGCCATGGGGCACCAAAG caggGTAATCACAGAGGATTACAAGGTCCCTGACAGGATGGTGGGCTTCA tTATTGGTCGAGGAGGAGAACAAATCACCAGGATCCAGTTGGAGTCCGGCTGCAAGATCCAGATTGCTGCTG aCAGTGGGGGTCTGATGGAGCGGCCGTGTTCTCTGACCGGTACTCCGGAGAGCATCGA gCAGGCGAAGCGGCTCCTGATCCAGATCGTCGACCGCTGTAGAAATGGTCCAGGTTTCCATGGCGAAGGGGAGGGTGGGGCCTCTGTGCAGGAGATGCTGATCCCGGCGAGTAAGGTGGGGCTGGTGATTGGCCGAGGAGGAGACACcatcaaacagctgcag gagcgAGCAGGagtaaagatgatgatgatccaGGACGGTCCGATGCCGACAGGAGCCGACAAACCTCTTCGTATCTCTGGAGACCCGTACAAAGTGCAG GCGGCGAGGGAGTTGGTGTTGGAGGTGATCAGGGAGAAGGATGGAGATTTCAGGTCAGGACGCAACGACTTCAGCGCTCGACTGGGAGGAACCAACCTTGat gTTCCAGTTCCCAGGTTTGCTGTTGGAATTGTGATCGGCAGAAATGGAGAAATGATCAAGAAAATCCAGAATGATGCAGGAGTCCGAATCCAGTTTAAAGCAG ATGATGGCATCAGTCCGGAgcgtgttgccatggtgatgggACAACCAGACCGCTGTCAGCACGCTGTCCACCTCATCAATGAGCTCATCCAGACcgcacag GAGCGTGATGGCTTTGGCTCAGCCCTGCGGGGCGGGAGGGTCAGAGGTCGCAGTGACTGGACTATGGGCTCTCCAGGTCCGCTACAGGAAGTGACCTACACCATCCCTGCGGACAAGTGTGGCTTGGTTATCGGCAAAG gaggtgAAACCATTAAGAGTATCAACCAGCAGTCTGGAGCTCATGTGGAGCTTCAgaggaacccccccccctccaccgaCCCCAACGCCAGAGTTTTCACCATCAGAGGCTCCGCCCAGCAGATGGACATGGCCCGTCAGCTCATAGACGACAAGATCGGG gGTTCAGGTATCATGAGCAATGGGGGTTTTGGCTTCAGTCCTTTCACCCAGGGCCCCGCTACACACCAGAA ctgtgGCAGTGGTCAGACCTTCCTGACTGGAGTTTGGGGAAACACCTACCAGACGAGCTGGCAAAACCCTGGACAACAAGACCCTG gtcaGCAGAACCAGCCTCAGAGCCTGATGACCGACTACAGTAAGGCCTGGGAGGACTACTACAAGAAACAGA gtcaGTCGTCTCAGCAGAGTTCAGTGCCAGATTACACTGCAGCGTTAGCAGAATACTACAGACAGCAGCCCTACCTGTGGAACCCTGCCCAGatacag GATCACTAG
- the LOC109644760 gene encoding far upstream element-binding protein 3-like isoform X2 gives MMAELVQGQASMNQPGLKSDGLADVLQRARQMVGKMGGEAMSHLNSSSGSVEPSLYYPGQKRPGEDGVGNQLAAMGHQRVITEDYKVPDRMVGFIIGRGGEQITRIQLESGCKIQIAADSGGLMERPCSLTGTPESIEQAKRLLIQIVDRCRNGPGFHGEGEGGASVQEMLIPASKVGLVIGRGGDTIKQLQERAGVKMMMIQDGPMPTGADKPLRISGDPYKVQAARELVLEVIREKDGDFRSGRNDFSARLGGTNLDVPVPRFAVGIVIGRNGEMIKKIQNDAGVRIQFKADDGISPERVAMVMGQPDRCQHAVHLINELIQTAQERDGFGSALRGGRVRGRSDWTMGSPGPLQEVTYTIPADKCGLVIGKGGETIKSINQQSGAHVELQRNPPPSTDPNARVFTIRGSAQQMDMARQLIDDKIGGSGIMSNGGFGFSPFTQGPATHQNCGSGQTFLTGVWGNTYQTSWQNPGQQDPGQQNQPQSLMTDYSKAWEDYYKKQSQSSQQSSVPDYTAALAEYYRQQPYLWNPAQIQDH, from the exons ATGATGGCGGAGCTGGTGCAGGGACAGGCCTCGATGAACCAGCCGGGGCTGAAGTCAGACGGCCTGGCCGATGTTTTACAGAGGGCCCGGCAG atGGTGGGTAAAATGGGCGGAGAAGCCATGTCCCACCTCAACAGCTCCTCAGGAAGTGTTGAGCCCTCGCTGTACTACCCTGGACAGAAACGACCAGGAGAGGACGGAG tagGTAACCAGCTCGCTGCCATGGGGCACCAAAG gGTAATCACAGAGGATTACAAGGTCCCTGACAGGATGGTGGGCTTCA tTATTGGTCGAGGAGGAGAACAAATCACCAGGATCCAGTTGGAGTCCGGCTGCAAGATCCAGATTGCTGCTG aCAGTGGGGGTCTGATGGAGCGGCCGTGTTCTCTGACCGGTACTCCGGAGAGCATCGA gCAGGCGAAGCGGCTCCTGATCCAGATCGTCGACCGCTGTAGAAATGGTCCAGGTTTCCATGGCGAAGGGGAGGGTGGGGCCTCTGTGCAGGAGATGCTGATCCCGGCGAGTAAGGTGGGGCTGGTGATTGGCCGAGGAGGAGACACcatcaaacagctgcag gagcgAGCAGGagtaaagatgatgatgatccaGGACGGTCCGATGCCGACAGGAGCCGACAAACCTCTTCGTATCTCTGGAGACCCGTACAAAGTGCAG GCGGCGAGGGAGTTGGTGTTGGAGGTGATCAGGGAGAAGGATGGAGATTTCAGGTCAGGACGCAACGACTTCAGCGCTCGACTGGGAGGAACCAACCTTGat gTTCCAGTTCCCAGGTTTGCTGTTGGAATTGTGATCGGCAGAAATGGAGAAATGATCAAGAAAATCCAGAATGATGCAGGAGTCCGAATCCAGTTTAAAGCAG ATGATGGCATCAGTCCGGAgcgtgttgccatggtgatgggACAACCAGACCGCTGTCAGCACGCTGTCCACCTCATCAATGAGCTCATCCAGACcgcacag GAGCGTGATGGCTTTGGCTCAGCCCTGCGGGGCGGGAGGGTCAGAGGTCGCAGTGACTGGACTATGGGCTCTCCAGGTCCGCTACAGGAAGTGACCTACACCATCCCTGCGGACAAGTGTGGCTTGGTTATCGGCAAAG gaggtgAAACCATTAAGAGTATCAACCAGCAGTCTGGAGCTCATGTGGAGCTTCAgaggaacccccccccctccaccgaCCCCAACGCCAGAGTTTTCACCATCAGAGGCTCCGCCCAGCAGATGGACATGGCCCGTCAGCTCATAGACGACAAGATCGGG gGTTCAGGTATCATGAGCAATGGGGGTTTTGGCTTCAGTCCTTTCACCCAGGGCCCCGCTACACACCAGAA ctgtgGCAGTGGTCAGACCTTCCTGACTGGAGTTTGGGGAAACACCTACCAGACGAGCTGGCAAAACCCTGGACAACAAGACCCTG gtcaGCAGAACCAGCCTCAGAGCCTGATGACCGACTACAGTAAGGCCTGGGAGGACTACTACAAGAAACAGA gtcaGTCGTCTCAGCAGAGTTCAGTGCCAGATTACACTGCAGCGTTAGCAGAATACTACAGACAGCAGCCCTACCTGTGGAACCCTGCCCAGatacag GATCACTAG